Proteins encoded in a region of the Planococcus citri chromosome 1, ihPlaCitr1.1, whole genome shotgun sequence genome:
- the LOC135832589 gene encoding gamma-glutamyl hydrolase-like yields the protein MKEVITTLLFCFSVYVNSVELNDEPIIGVLSQEIPPHYLPFFPAHTSFIATSYVKATESAGARVVPIVTGKPESYYRNLLKSVNGLVLPGGGAKHGRGNPYYESVRTVYRLAKEINDNGTVFPILGVCLGFEFLVVAANNDSNFLRQCDVYYDNYPINFTQDPSMTALFSRLTPEQHHTLATHNSTMNWHVWCAYVEDFKSTSLPDNWIVTSTSTSSKGIEFIASVEHKRYPFYGVQFHPEKPAYEWKPGQNIPRGEKIVTANRYFYDHLVYVAKSNYHTFATAKEETDSLIYNYPARFDPDINGTTNTQMYLF from the exons atgaaagaaGTGATAACGAcgcttttgttttgtttttcggtTTATGTGAATTCTGTTGAATTGAACGATGAACCTATTATTGGGGTACTATCTCAAGAAATTCCCCCTCATTATTTACCTTTTTTCCCAGCCCATACAAGTTTCATCGCGACATCATATGTAAAAGCTACCGAAAGTGCTGGAGCCAGAGTAGTCCCAATTGTCACTGGTAAACCAGAATCTTATtacag aaatctttTGAAATCAGTAAACGGTCTCGTACTACCGGGTGGAGGTGCAAAGCACGGCAGAGGTAACCCATACTACGAATCAGTAAGAACAGTATACAGATTAGCCAAAGAG ATCAATGACAATGGAACTGTGTTCCCAATACTCGGAGTTTGCTTAGGATTCGAATTTTTGGTAGTTGCTGCAAACAACGATTCCAATTTCCTCCGCCAATGTGACGTGTATTACGACAATTATCCGATCAATTTTACTCAAGATCCGTCAATGACCGCACTTTTCTCCCGACTAACCCCAGAACAACATCATACTCTGGCGACACATAATAGCACCATGAACTGGCACGT ATGGTGTGCATATGTGGAAGACTTCAAAAGCACCAGTTTACCAGACAACTGGATCGTAACATCCACTAGCACCAGCTCCAAAGGTATCGAATTTATTGCCAGTGTTGAACACAAACGATACCCATTCTATGGAGTTCAATTCCACCCCGAAAAACCAGCTTACGAATGGAAACCCGGTCAAAATATACCTCgtggagaaaaaattgtaactgcAAATAGATACTTTTATGATCACCTTGTGTATGTAGCTAAATCTAACTATCACACATTCGCCACTGCAAAAGAAGAAACCGATTCCTTGATTTATAACTACCCAGCTCGTTTCGATCCTGATATCAATGGCACTACGAATACTCAAATGTATCTATTCTAA